The segment GTAAAGGAAGAAGCTCTGATCTCTGGTGGtttagaaagagaaagaaaggagGCACGATTATTCATCCAAAAGCTTTGATCGATCTTTCGCCTTGAAAACAGTTATATGCGGAAAGAACCCTAACTGATAAAATCGCCATGGGAGATGATGATTCCGCACGCCTTTCTGTTCACAAATCTCTCGGTGGTGCTTCAGGCAAAATCTCTTTCCTCTTTAGGGTTATCATCACAAAAgctctaatttttcttttcttttacatcCTCTCCAGATTATTAGGGTTTTGTGCATTTGGGGGATCATTAGTTATGAATTGGTTTAAACAATTTGATGAATTTAGGGGAAACAGTTAGGAATCGTTCGGACATGGAAGTGTCAGTTTGAATCTGAAGTTTtgagtttcctttttttctttttttttttctttttgggggTGTGCAGTTGCTGATTTGCTGTTATGGAGAAACCGGAGTGGTGCATTCATCTTGTTAGCTTCTTCCACTGTGTTTTGGTTTCTGTTTGAGAGAGCTGGTTACAATCTCTTGTCTTTCGTCTCCAATGTTCTGCTTCTCCTTGTTGCCATCCTCTTCTTATGGGCCAAGTCTGCTTCACTTCTCAACCGGTAATATAGAGAGAATATCGCATTAGCTTCTTGTTtggttaatatattaatttcacTCTATTAGAATTGAGTTTCTGCTTTCTATAAGAAACTGACTCATTTAATGATACCACTGATGATTTTGTTTCAGACCTCTACCACCAGTTCCCAATATGGAGATCCCTGAGGAGTTTGCAGTCAAGGCTGCCGATGATATTAGGGTCTTGATCAATCGTGTACTGTCAATTGCAAGTGATATCACCATTGCTAGAAATCCCATTCGTCTCCTTCAGGTTATACTTTAttcttttttagttttcataaaactatttcttttaaatcttttttatatttttgctgGCTTTTGATGTTAAATAGATGTCTTTGGTCTTGTGGGCTGTATCCTATGTGGGGACGTTAATCAACTCCCTCACTCTTGTCTATGTTGGTGAGCCTCGTCTTAACCTTGACCACCCTGGTGTGTTTAATGTATAAACTCTCGTTTGTTTCAATTGTTTTATCTTATAACAGGGATTCTTCTCAGtctttctcttcctcttgtGTACGAGAAGTACCAAGACCACATTAACGAGAAACTGAACTCGACTTCTAAAGTCATTCGGAGTCTCTCAAGTAAGATTCCGATGATGATGCCCGTAAGCAAAGAAAAGAAGTACCAATAGGTAGTGCAAGTAAGTAAGCCTGTTCATGACTTGTCTAAAGATAGTTTTGAGGTTCTCTAACTGCTGTTTTACTGAACCGCTGGCATTGTTTTGTCAGACGATTTGTTCACAAGACTTATAACACACAAGAAAGATCCCCCATTACTGGACTGCTTGCTCTAAGAAGATGATCAAGCAGCGGAAAAGAAAAAGTGAATCTCAGTACAGTTTTTTTTATCTGTTCATTTCTTTCTGATCTATAGCATgctagttttttcttttcttttcttcttcttcttctgttgctGTGTTTGTcctgttttatatttttatgagtttCTGGGGATGTTTTCTTTTCGCATCATCTCGTCTTTTAGTTTACACTTTACACAGTAATGCTTTGTGGGATTGTTGTTGCAGTAGAATCAAGAAAGATAAAAACTAATACAATTTGAGTGGTTTTTGTTCAATTTCAATGGCTGATTCTTCAAGATCGCCCTATGAAGAGTTTGTTTTCCACAAACTATAGTCTTACAGTTTCCAAAGATACACATAAAACTCGGAATGCAAAAAGTCTTACTATAACAGAATCGAGTATATATGATACAAATAACatagttgagttttttttttcccaaagcAGCATGTCGACGAAGTgatgtgtttttaattattgcagCCAGCTAGAGATTTCACTTCTgtactgttttctttttttcatagAAAAGAAACACACAATGTAGCAGGTCACGAACCAGTGAGAAATGGGATCTGAGCCACCGTTGTAGGGATCGAAAAATGAACACTTTGGAGTGCCAAATAGGCCGCTATACCAGCAGCATAACCAGCAAAAGCAAAACCACTTACCTGCAtggacaaaacaaaaaacagacTTTCTTTTGCTCAGAGCCTCAAAAAGAGTATTGAGTCTAACGCAAGCAAAAAAAGAATGCATCTTTTATACCTTGCGGAAGTACCAAAAGAAATCAATTTTCTCCATCCCCATAAAGGCTACACCAGCAGCAGATCCTATGATGAGCATCGAACCACCAGTGCCAGCGCAGAACGCAACCAGCTGCCAAAACTCTGAATCTTGAGGGAAGGATGTGAGGTCATACATTCCCATAGTTGCTGCAACCAATGGAACATTGTCTATGATTGCAGACACAACACCTATTGCACTAGCGATAAGCTCAATGTTTGGTATATTAGCATCAAGGTAGTTTGCAATCTCCCTGAGGATCCCAGCCGACTCAAGGCtgcaagaaaaaataaaaaaaagacatcACAGAAGGTTTCTAATCCATAAGATTTGTTGATTTAGTACCTGCTAACGGATAAAAGGATGCCAAGGAAAAACAGAGCGCCTTGTGTGTCGATTCGAGACAAGGCCTGAGGTACTTTGAGCTTTTGTCTCTCTGATTCGCCGTAGTGGATGGCATCAGTCAAGACCCAGAGAACTCCAAGACCTAACAAGATACCCATGTAAGGAGGTAATCCAGTTAGAGCCTTAAAGACGGGAACAAAAACCAATGCTCCAAGGCCAACTCCAAACACTAGCTTCCCTCTTGGAGCCATCTTTTCAGAAGCTAATACATCTGAAGAATCTTGTCCCTTTTCGTTTACCTCACTgaggaagaaaaataaaacaaacatacATCAATTGAAGCCAAGCTTAGTTTCAGTTTCTGTTCGAGAGTGCAAGGAAGAGTCTATAACCTGCTCAAGGACATGAGGGCTAGCGGAACAGCAAGAGATATGGCCGAAGGTATGAAAAGGCCCTAAAAGGAAAGCATGTAAACCTCCATCAAGAATGTGAGAATAGAATAGGTGAATACTTCAAATGACCAAGCAGGTAAAATACTTTTACAAGCCTGCAACCTAGACTATCTACAGTAGTTCCACTTCTAATCATTTGGTGTTCttaaataaaactctagtcctGTAACCTAGACTAATGATACTAGTTGCGCTTGAGAAAGAAAGGTACTCTGATAATATTATGTGACTATCTCAGAAGAGGAGAAGAACCTGTATAGTCGGCAAAGTGGTTATCTGACCATGAATCCATAGCATAGTTGTAGTAACATCACCAATTGGAGTCCATGCTCCTCCTGCATTTGCTGCTATCACCACAACAGCTCCTAGAAGTCTACCATTGGTTGTTAAACATTAAAACTAACGTCAACGTGACAATAATACTGAACACAATACATAGTAGTATTACAGTAACggctaaaacaaacaaaaaaaatagagcTAACATGTTTCTCAATGTGAAGAGCTTAACAAAGAAAATAAGTAACAGGAGCGCATACAGAAGAAAGAAAAGTCATACTTGCGGTACTCTGATTGAGGAACCAGTTTCCTCAGTAAAGAAACCATGACAATGGTAGAGGTCAGGTTGTCTAGAATCGAACTGAGGAAAAAAGTCACAAACCCGACCTGCGACACCATAAGTCAACTAAgagtaaatatacaaatactAGATTAAACCCTTAAAGAAGGAGAGACTAAATCACATACCACCCATAACAGCGTCTTTGGCTTCCGAGTGGTTATATTGTCAGTAACCAGCTTAAACCCTTGGTGAGCATCAACAATCTCCACAATGGTCATTGCACCGAGTATGAAAAATACAATCTCACTTACTTCGGCTGTTGCATGTTGAAGCTCAGCAACAGCTATTTCAGTTGAAGGAGCCTGTCACAAGCAATAATCTAATTAAGATATTCATCCAAGAACATCAATCATAAAACTCGTGTAGATTCTTACCCCTATGCCCCTCACAACCCACAGACTCACAGCCATCAGAAGCCCTACTCCACTTTTATTAAAAGCTAAAGACTCTTCAAAGATGATTCCTGCGTATCCTATCCCAAACAGCAATGCCATTGCAACATCCTGTAAACATAACAATTGTCTACAGATAAGCGtaaccaaaagaaacacaaAAGGAGGAGGCAAGTAAAACCTGATTAGCAGCGACCCATGAGTGATTAATGGCAGCGGTTCCGGTAAGAGCAGCTGCAAGAATAGCAACAGCTTTGACTATATCCGTCTTGGGCTGGTAATTAGCTTCGAAGTAACTCGAGCTAGGTTCATCCACCGAACAAATAGGGTCGCATGATCCTTCCAGCAAATCCTGATTGTGGAGATCATATACACGTAAAGGAATAAACTTTCGATTAGTTTGATCGATAAGAGGAAATGGGTACTCGgcaaaaaattgaatttttttttgtaggaagATAGAAACGCAAACCTCAAGGTCAGAGTCATCATCGAGTGGTTGAGATGGTTCCtcgagaggaggaggagaagagacTCTGATCTTATCCTCGGCCCTTGCGAGGACACTGTGTCTGGACGACAGCCTCGAGTTTGTTGTTGTTCCTGAGAGTTTGGAAACGGAGACGTTTTGAGACAATCGGGTTGAGAGGGTGATAGGGGATGATGAAGTGTATCTCTTCGTCAGTTTGTGCGGCGGGGCGAAGTGAGAGCCGATTGGTAGCACCGCCATCGGCGAACACCGGGgaaagagagacagagacagagatTTAAAAGTAGGGGAAGAATCTACGGTCGTACGGCGAAGTAGTGAAGAGATTATTATCGGTAGCGACTGAagtgtttttgatttgtaatttaTCCACAAGAtcttgtctctttttttttaacaatataacccttattaaaaagtaaattaaagtGTAATCCCATTTTAAATCTTGAGTGATATGATTATCTTTAAAGTTTAGACAAACATCAGGATTAAGATTGTTtcacaaaacttttttttttctttttctttttctttttctttgttattgCTTTGTGAAAGTaggaataaaaattataaaataaaacgtTTCTCACGTCTCAACTCTAGTGAGTGATGTAGTTTGGTAGCAGCGTTACTACAGTTGAGGTGTGTGTGTGACAACGTAAACAATATTAGCCTCTCAGTTCTACTCTTTAGACGCGATTGAATCATTATTGGAGAAACATTGGGAAAACACTtgtaatttgaatattttgtgtTATATTATTAGAGATTTAACCATATTCTTTCTTGTGTCACCCAAGATGATCCTTAGAATACAAAAAGAACTGGACGAATTTCGTAAATAGTAGTTCTTGAGcaaaaaaaactcaagaatAGTGTGTGACCCACTGAGAGTAGGGTGACATAGGAAAGTAATCTAATATCCCTTGATTCACTGAGAGGGTGACATAGTGTGACCCATACTAGCAGTAGCAGGTGACCACAAATCAGCACCATTAGAGTTTTCAACGTTTACAGTGGACGAGACAGGTACTAGGCATAATCCTCTGCTCCTCAAGTCTCTCGCTTTCTTCCCCGGTGTAATATCTCCGGTAACAGCTCCACCGTCCTGAACACCGGCAGTCAgacattaaattaataaaatatataatttaaataaaatagaaaatcataGAGACTTTATTACAAGAGAATAGTTGATCAGGTAAGGAGAGCAGAGGACTTGGATCTGGTCTTGTAAGAACTTGATGTAACCCATCGCTTCATGCAGCACAGAAGCTGCATCTGTCTGCCAAAGTAACAAAAATGGTTATTTAGTTCCTATTCGATTCTCATCAGTAATGAGAAAAGTCAAGTTCAACTATTTGGGTAGAGTGTTTCACTCCTCTAGAAAAATTACACGatttgttccaaaaaaaagagagtacaCGATATCATTAATTAATGTAAACTGTAATAATGattattcaaaataaagaaaaacaaatctaCTTTAGTTTATGACCAAGTTTCATAGTCTTTGATGTCTTTTTGATTTTCACATAGGATGCCACTTTACACTATGCCCCAAATCGCGACTTCTTAACTTTTGGAAAACTaaataatactaatataataatattctacATCAAAATACTATGAAATGGTTTCACTTATTTGCTGATAGAGAtcttgttttgcttttataatTAAACAACATTACATTTAAGAAATAGgtataaaaacatgaaaaagttAATTATTGAAGTATGAGTAGAAATGTTGTTGAGTAGAAATAAAAGTTACCTTTCCGTATGGAGAAACCAATTGCTGCAACGCTGCAATTCTTTCCCCTAACCTTTCTTTCCTTACCTATTATATTGATTAGATATTAACAGTAACAAATGATAAGATAGAGTAActtttataacattataaaatgtAATTTCTGATGACACACCTTTGCAATTCCAACTGATGATTTATCCTGATTTTTCTGGCACTTTTTGCTTGGTTTTCGGTTATGATCCATGTTTTGCCCATTACCCGACCcggttctcttcttcttcaagcaCACAAGAATCATCTTTAAACTTTTGATAAGGCACAAAATatccagaaaaataaaacatgcaagaccaatttttatttcttgtttttttagaaaaaaaaacaaatacgcAAAGGAATCAGAAATCAGAGCCTTACGTTTGTTGGTTTAGTTGATTTTTCCTCAGTACAAGTGTCACTCGACTTCTTGCAAATGTCAACAGTGCATGAAGAAGGGTCAGAAAGGGATACTCCGGAAGGAAGAGAAGGTTCTTGGAAGAGCGATTCGTCGCCGTTTTGACAGTCTCCGCTGAAACAGAGCATTTTTGACCCATTTGTACCGGAGAATACAAAACTGAAGCTGTCTTCTCCACCATCGCCGCCGTTAGCTTCGCGGTGGTGGCCTTCAGAGGAGCTGAGAAACCCGTCCGACAACATAAGAAGCTCCGAGAAGCTCGGGGCTCCGGGAGCTTCCACCATAGCTTGGTCGCCTACGGTATCTCCCATTGTGATTTTtcgtatataatttatttataagtatTTTCGTGGAAGAAGCTGAGTAAGATAACGAGAGAAGGTGAAAACCATGAACTAGAAGATAATCGTTGGTAAATGGTTTCTCTCAACCTTTTAGGCTTTTTATAACTTGGTTTAACTTGCTGATGGTTGATGTATTTATTTTCACAtttaccctttttttttttgcttatacattttaaaagattttttttcctaaatcaCATAAATTATAGAGAATATATTATTGGTAACTGTAACAAAAATTGCGTTTTTGAATGGGAGAAAATTATGCTTTTATTAGTAAATATATTAGTGAATATGCAAGAAAAATTGTTGATTTACATGATCCTAATCAAATCGTTATATAACGACTCTTCACCGTATCAGTTAAGAAAGGATTAGTGAGGTTGATATTGATTATATGACTGATACTTGTCGAGAGAGGGGTAGAAAGGGAAACttagaaatttgaagataaTCCTGGTCAAAGCCACATGGCCCGAGGAAACTGTAGATTTTGAGTTACTCGACGCTAATGTTCGTTTCTCAGCTTAGTAACTGCTgctttcttttctctctttctggAAGCTAGGCAAGTAATTAATGTCACACACACATTCATATCCATTATTCAATCAACCATTCTTACATTATTACAAAACCATATAGTACTAATTTTCAGAAATTGCCATTATCATGTTTATCATTAACGTAATGACACTCTGGCTTCAATAATACAACAGATACTATAtggaagaaacaaaagaaaggaagaaaatTTTAACATACTGACATGTACCAGGTTTGACACGTGTAAATACTGCAGAGACGTGTGAGAGGGAGAAAAACACAAGTCCATAACTATTAACCAGGCCAACTTGTTTTTTAGCCTGTTCTTGACTCTTGAGAAGGAAAAAACAATCTTCAGATACACTTTGGTTTAGTTAGGTTCGTTTCATGTAAACATTTTCCGAGTGCCGACAAGGACCTAAAGACTTAGGTGTGGACTCATACCGTCACTGTGAATATATTGTCCTTTGCTAGATGACAAATCACTTGTACCCAAACAATCCCTACTCTCTTGTTCGTTATTACAACACTGCCACTTCGCTATGATGAGTAGTTTCTCTCGTTACTAAAGATGgatgatattattttttgtcgAGTAATGGGATGTTTTGAACTATAAGAATGTAAAATCATAGCGATTTCTTTAAGATGAAGCAAACAAACAAGAAACTACTTAAACAAGACATGACTTATTGAGCAGTCAACAAAATTGCCTGCAGCAAAAGTCGAGagaaacaaaaggaaagaaaaagacaCATGAGCAAACCTCTGTTCTTGATATAGCTATTACACTAAAATCAAAAGTAGTATACTTGATGGTACTCGTTCAACAAATCACTgaagcattttttaaaaaaggggTTCGAAATCTCTCCCTCGCGTACTTGGCGTAGTATGGCCTTGTGTCCACCGGCAACAGCCGCACTAGCCTTAAAACGCCGCCGTATACTCTTAGCACCTTCTTCATTTTCCACTACCTTCTGCAACACGTTACATGTAAGACAAAAGAGGATACGAGAAGAATTCTTA is part of the Raphanus sativus cultivar WK10039 chromosome 5, ASM80110v3, whole genome shotgun sequence genome and harbors:
- the LOC108862538 gene encoding reticulon-like protein B11, with translation MGDDDSARLSVHKSLGGASVADLLLWRNRSGAFILLASSTVFWFLFERAGYNLLSFVSNVLLLLVAILFLWAKSASLLNRPLPPVPNMEIPEEFAVKAADDIRVLINRVLSIASDITIARNPIRLLQMSLVLWAVSYVGTLINSLTLVYVGILLSLSLPLVYEKYQDHINEKLNSTSKVIRSLSSKIPMMMPVSKEKKYQ
- the LOC108857595 gene encoding transcription factor bHLH113 isoform X3, which produces MGDTVGDQAMVEAPGAPSFSELLMLSDGFLSSSEGHHREANGGDGGEDSFSFVFSGTNGSKMLCFSGDCQNGDESLFQEPSLPSGVSLSDPSSCTVDICKKSSDTCTEEKSTKPTNKKRTGSGNGQNMDHNRKPSKKCQKNQDKSSVGIAKVRKERLGERIAALQQLVSPYGKMQLLCCMKRWVTSSSYKTRSKSSALLT
- the LOC108862539 gene encoding sodium/proton antiporter 1, which gives rise to MAVLPIGSHFAPPHKLTKRYTSSSPITLSTRLSQNVSVSKLSGTTTNSRLSSRHSVLARAEDKIRVSSPPPLEEPSQPLDDDSDLEDLLEGSCDPICSVDEPSSSYFEANYQPKTDIVKAVAILAAALTGTAAINHSWVAANQDVAMALLFGIGYAGIIFEESLAFNKSGVGLLMAVSLWVVRGIGAPSTEIAVAELQHATAEVSEIVFFILGAMTIVEIVDAHQGFKLVTDNITTRKPKTLLWVVGFVTFFLSSILDNLTSTIVMVSLLRKLVPQSEYRKLLGAVVVIAANAGGAWTPIGDVTTTMLWIHGQITTLPTIQGLFIPSAISLAVPLALMSLSSEVNEKGQDSSDVLASEKMAPRGKLVFGVGLGALVFVPVFKALTGLPPYMGILLGLGVLWVLTDAIHYGESERQKLKVPQALSRIDTQGALFFLGILLSVSSLESAGILREIANYLDANIPNIELIASAIGVVSAIIDNVPLVAATMGMYDLTSFPQDSEFWQLVAFCAGTGGSMLIIGSAAGVAFMGMEKIDFFWYFRKVSGFAFAGYAAGIAAYLALQSVHFSIPTTVAQIPFLTGS
- the LOC108857595 gene encoding transcription factor bHLH113 isoform X2 is translated as MGDTVGDQAMVEAPGAPSFSELLMLSDGFLSSSEGHHREANGGDGGEDSFSFVFSGTNGSKMLCFSGDCQNGDESLFQEPSLPSGVSLSDPSSCTVDICKKSSDTCTEEKSTKPTNKRTGSGNGQNMDHNRKPSKKCQKNQDKSSVGIAKVRKERLGERIAALQQLVSPYGKTDAASVLHEAMGYIKFLQDQIQVLCSPYLINYSLDGGAVTGDITPGKKARDLRSRGLCLVPVSSTVNVENSNGADLWSPATASMGHTMSPSQ
- the LOC108857595 gene encoding transcription factor bHLH113 isoform X1, whose product is MGDTVGDQAMVEAPGAPSFSELLMLSDGFLSSSEGHHREANGGDGGEDSFSFVFSGTNGSKMLCFSGDCQNGDESLFQEPSLPSGVSLSDPSSCTVDICKKSSDTCTEEKSTKPTNKKRTGSGNGQNMDHNRKPSKKCQKNQDKSSVGIAKVRKERLGERIAALQQLVSPYGKTDAASVLHEAMGYIKFLQDQIQVLCSPYLINYSLDGGAVTGDITPGKKARDLRSRGLCLVPVSSTVNVENSNGADLWSPATASMGHTMSPSQ